The following are encoded together in the Mumia sp. Pv4-285 genome:
- the uvrA gene encoding excinuclease ABC subunit UvrA: MADRLLIRGAREHNLKDVSLELPRDAMIVFTGLSGSGKSSLAFDTIFAEGQRRYVESLSAYARQFLGQMDKPDVDFIEGLSPAVSIDQKSTSRNPRSTVGTITEVYDYLRLLYARIGHPHCPTCGEPITKQTPQQIVDRIMEMEEGTRFQVLAPVIRGRKGEYLDLFRQLQSQGYSRARVDGAVHNLADEPPTLAKQKKHHIEVVVDRLAVKPTSQQRITDSVETALNLADGLVLLDFVDLPEDDPGRVRRFSEKLACPNEHPLAVDELEPRSFSFNAPFGACPECSGLGTRMEVDPELVVPDPSLSLDDGAIAPWSAAHVADYFGRLIDALAEELGFSTSTPYEDLPTAARKALLEGHPTQVHVHYRNRYGRERSYWSSFEGVIPYVVRRHAEAESDMSRERLEGYMREVPCPTCGGTRLKPVILGVTTRSASLGEKNIAEVAALSIDEAARYLSDLELSERERHIGERVLKEIHERLRFLLDVGLDYLSLERTAGSLSGGEAQRIRLATQIGAGLVGVLYVLDEPSIGLHQRDNHRLIETLIRLRDLGNTLIVVEHDEDTIRASDWVVDIGPGAGEHGGQVLVSGPIDELYASEDSLTGAYLSGRKEIAVPAERRPRREGHELVVRGAREHNLRGIDVAFPLGQLVAVTGVSGSGKSTLVNDILYTSLARTLYNARTIPGRHKDITGVELVDKVIHVDQSPIGRTPRSNPATYTGVWDHVRKLFAATPEAKVRGYQQGRFSFNVKGGRCEACSGDGTIKIEMNFLPDVYVPCEVCHGARYNRETLEVHYKGKTVAEVLDMPIEEALSFFEAIPAISRHLKTLAEVGLGYVRLGQPAPTLSGGEAQRVKLAAELQKRQTGRTLYVLDEPTTGLHFEDIRKLLGVLGQLVDQGNSVIVIEHNLDVIKTADWLVDMGPEGGSRGGTLIAEGTPEAVAANPDSFTGQFLKPLLDGRGAKQPVTQPALDLAPVGRTRKGSGRTASAKAARASAREAAKAVPAAKAAPAKKAVAAKKASPAKKTVAKKTVAKRTAKKSS, translated from the coding sequence GTGGCAGATCGACTGCTCATCCGCGGCGCCCGCGAGCACAATCTCAAGGACGTCTCCCTCGAGCTTCCGCGTGACGCGATGATCGTCTTCACGGGCCTCTCGGGCTCCGGCAAGTCGTCGCTGGCGTTCGACACCATCTTCGCCGAGGGCCAGCGCCGCTACGTCGAGAGCCTCTCGGCGTACGCCCGCCAGTTCCTCGGGCAGATGGACAAGCCCGACGTCGACTTCATCGAGGGCCTGTCGCCGGCGGTCTCGATCGACCAGAAGTCGACCTCGCGCAACCCGCGCTCGACGGTCGGCACCATCACCGAGGTCTACGACTACCTCCGTCTGCTCTACGCCCGCATCGGCCACCCGCACTGCCCGACCTGCGGCGAGCCGATCACCAAGCAGACGCCGCAGCAGATCGTCGACCGGATCATGGAGATGGAGGAGGGCACCCGCTTCCAGGTGCTCGCGCCGGTGATCCGCGGCCGCAAGGGCGAGTACCTCGATCTCTTCCGTCAGCTGCAGTCCCAGGGATACAGCCGCGCACGGGTCGACGGCGCCGTGCACAACCTCGCCGACGAGCCGCCCACCCTGGCTAAGCAGAAGAAGCACCACATCGAGGTCGTCGTCGACCGTCTGGCGGTCAAGCCCACCTCGCAGCAACGGATCACCGACTCCGTGGAGACCGCGCTCAACCTCGCCGACGGGCTCGTGCTCCTCGACTTCGTCGACCTTCCCGAGGACGATCCGGGTCGGGTGCGCCGGTTCTCCGAGAAGCTGGCCTGCCCCAACGAGCACCCGCTGGCCGTCGACGAGCTCGAGCCCCGGTCGTTCTCGTTCAACGCGCCGTTCGGTGCGTGCCCGGAGTGCAGCGGGCTCGGCACCCGGATGGAGGTCGACCCCGAGCTCGTCGTCCCCGACCCGTCGCTCTCCCTCGACGACGGGGCGATCGCGCCCTGGTCGGCGGCCCACGTCGCCGACTACTTCGGACGCCTGATCGACGCGCTGGCCGAGGAGCTCGGCTTCTCGACGTCGACCCCGTACGAAGACCTCCCGACGGCCGCACGCAAGGCCCTGCTGGAGGGTCACCCGACGCAGGTGCACGTCCACTACCGCAACCGCTACGGGCGCGAGCGCTCCTACTGGAGCTCCTTCGAGGGCGTCATCCCGTACGTCGTGCGTCGCCACGCCGAGGCGGAGTCCGACATGAGCCGGGAGCGGCTCGAGGGATACATGCGCGAGGTGCCGTGCCCCACCTGTGGCGGCACCCGCCTCAAGCCCGTGATCCTCGGCGTCACCACGCGCTCCGCCAGCCTCGGCGAGAAGAACATCGCCGAGGTCGCCGCGCTGTCGATCGACGAGGCCGCGCGCTACCTCTCCGACCTCGAGCTGTCCGAGCGCGAGCGCCACATCGGCGAGCGGGTGCTCAAGGAGATCCACGAGCGGCTCCGCTTCCTCCTCGACGTGGGCCTCGACTACCTGTCGCTCGAGCGCACCGCGGGTTCGCTGTCCGGCGGCGAGGCGCAGCGCATCCGTCTCGCCACCCAGATCGGTGCGGGCCTCGTGGGCGTGCTCTACGTGCTCGACGAGCCGTCGATCGGTCTGCACCAGCGCGACAACCACCGCCTGATCGAGACGCTGATCCGCCTCCGCGACCTCGGCAACACACTCATCGTGGTCGAGCACGACGAAGACACGATCCGCGCGTCGGACTGGGTCGTCGACATCGGTCCGGGAGCCGGCGAGCACGGTGGCCAGGTGCTCGTCTCGGGGCCGATCGACGAGCTCTACGCGTCCGAGGACTCGCTCACGGGCGCCTACCTCTCCGGCCGCAAGGAGATCGCCGTCCCCGCTGAGCGTCGTCCGCGGCGAGAGGGTCACGAGCTCGTGGTCCGCGGGGCCCGCGAGCACAACCTCAGGGGCATCGACGTCGCGTTCCCGCTCGGCCAGCTGGTCGCGGTGACCGGTGTGTCGGGGTCGGGCAAGTCGACCCTCGTCAACGACATCCTCTACACGTCGCTCGCCCGCACCCTCTACAACGCCCGTACGATCCCCGGCCGGCACAAGGACATCACCGGCGTCGAGCTGGTCGACAAGGTCATCCACGTCGACCAGTCGCCGATCGGCCGTACGCCCCGTTCGAACCCGGCAACCTACACCGGCGTCTGGGACCACGTCCGCAAGCTGTTCGCGGCGACGCCCGAGGCGAAGGTCCGCGGCTACCAGCAGGGCCGGTTCTCGTTCAACGTCAAGGGCGGCCGGTGCGAGGCGTGCTCCGGCGACGGCACCATCAAGATCGAGATGAACTTCCTGCCCGACGTCTACGTCCCGTGCGAGGTGTGCCACGGTGCGCGCTACAACCGCGAGACGCTCGAGGTCCACTACAAGGGCAAGACCGTCGCCGAGGTCCTCGACATGCCGATCGAGGAGGCGCTGAGCTTCTTCGAGGCGATCCCCGCGATCTCCCGCCATCTCAAGACGCTCGCCGAGGTCGGTCTCGGCTACGTCCGTCTGGGTCAGCCCGCACCGACGCTCTCAGGAGGCGAGGCCCAGCGCGTCAAGCTGGCCGCCGAGCTCCAGAAGCGCCAGACGGGCCGGACGCTCTACGTGCTCGACGAGCCGACCACCGGCCTGCACTTCGAGGACATCCGCAAGCTCCTCGGCGTCCTCGGGCAGCTCGTCGACCAGGGCAACTCGGTGATCGTCATCGAGCACAACCTCGACGTCATCAAGACCGCGGACTGGCTGGTCGACATGGGTCCCGAGGGCGGTTCCCGTGGTGGCACGCTGATCGCCGAGGGCACGCCCGAGGCGGTCGCCGCCAACCCGGACAGCTTCACGGGCCAGTTCCTCAAGCCGCTGCTCGACGGGCGCGGGGCCAAGCAGCCCGTCACGCAGCCGGCCCTCGACCTCGCTCCTGTCGGACGTACCCGCAAGGGGTCCGGTCGTACGGCGTCGGCGAAGGCCGCCCGTGCGTCGGCGCGCGAGGCCGCGAAGGCTGTCCCCGCGGCGAAGGCCGCGCCCGCCAAGAAGGCCGTCGCCGCGAAGAAGGCGTCGCCGGCGAAGAAGACCGTGGCGAAGAAGACCGTGGCGAAGCGAACAGCCAAGAAGTCGTCCTGA
- a CDS encoding maleylpyruvate isomerase family mycothiol-dependent enzyme, producing MATPNDVIDLVDSRTSELLLVLDSLADADMRAPSLLPGWTRGHVVTHLARNADALDNLFRWAETGEETPAYVSREARDADIEAGAHRSADALLDDLTAASLRWIVTARRLPELAWDRVVLHRPGREIPGSWIPMLRAGEVILHHYDLDLGYEPDQWPGGWVSLALHDAARELTDRAGEPLALRAIDSGFGVGDGGGRTVSGTQADLLAWVTRGRVGPSLTTAGDLPELGPWR from the coding sequence ATGGCGACGCCGAACGACGTGATCGACCTTGTGGACTCCCGTACGAGCGAGCTGCTGCTGGTGCTCGACTCCCTGGCAGACGCGGACATGCGCGCCCCGAGCCTGCTGCCCGGTTGGACGCGCGGCCACGTGGTCACGCACCTCGCCCGCAACGCCGACGCGCTCGACAACCTGTTCCGGTGGGCCGAGACCGGGGAGGAGACGCCGGCGTACGTCTCCCGCGAGGCGCGCGACGCCGACATCGAGGCAGGTGCGCACCGCAGCGCCGACGCGCTGCTCGACGACCTCACGGCAGCGTCCTTGCGTTGGATCGTCACCGCACGCCGACTCCCGGAGCTCGCCTGGGACCGCGTCGTCCTCCACCGGCCCGGCCGGGAGATCCCGGGGTCGTGGATCCCGATGCTGCGCGCCGGGGAGGTCATCCTCCACCACTACGACCTCGACCTCGGGTACGAGCCGGACCAGTGGCCGGGCGGCTGGGTCTCCCTCGCCCTGCACGACGCTGCCCGTGAGCTGACCGACCGGGCCGGCGAGCCGCTGGCACTGCGGGCGATCGACTCCGGGTTCGGCGTCGGCGACGGCGGAGGGCGTACCGTCTCGGGCACACAGGCGGACCTGCTCGCCTGGGTCACCCGAGGCCGGGTGGGCCCCAGCCTCACCACCGCGGGCGACCTGCCCGAGCTCGGACCGTGGCGCTGA
- a CDS encoding MBL fold metallo-hydrolase encodes MSYTGKVNVGGTPDVHELADLIITKVAVGPMSNNAYVLRCRHTDEQVLVDAANDAGTLIDVIGDAGLAAVVTTHGHGDHWQALAAVVEATGARSLAGADDAEAIGAPVDAVLTAGDEVAVGRSRLEVIHLVGHTPGSIALLYDDPDGMPHLFTGDSLFPGGVGKTWSHDDFVSLIDDVERKVFDRLPDETWFYPGHGDDSTLGAERPHLAEWRERGW; translated from the coding sequence ATGTCGTACACCGGCAAGGTCAACGTCGGCGGGACACCGGACGTCCATGAGCTCGCCGACCTCATCATCACCAAGGTCGCCGTCGGACCGATGAGCAACAACGCGTACGTCCTGCGCTGCCGTCACACCGACGAGCAGGTGCTGGTCGACGCCGCCAACGACGCGGGCACGCTGATCGACGTGATCGGCGACGCGGGGCTCGCCGCCGTCGTCACCACGCACGGCCACGGCGACCACTGGCAGGCCCTGGCGGCGGTCGTCGAGGCGACGGGCGCCCGCAGCCTCGCCGGCGCCGACGACGCCGAGGCGATCGGCGCCCCCGTCGACGCGGTGCTGACGGCGGGCGACGAGGTCGCCGTCGGACGGTCACGGCTCGAGGTCATCCACCTCGTCGGGCACACGCCAGGGTCGATCGCTCTCCTGTACGACGACCCCGACGGCATGCCGCACCTCTTCACGGGCGACTCGCTCTTCCCAGGCGGTGTGGGCAAGACGTGGTCGCACGACGACTTCGTCAGCCTCATCGACGACGTGGAGCGCAAGGTGTTCGACCGGCTGCCCGACGAGACGTGGTTCTACCCGGGTCACGGCGACGACTCCACGCTCGGGGCGGAGCGCCCGCACCTTGCGGAGTGGCGGGAGCGCGGCTGGTAG
- a CDS encoding LysR family transcriptional regulator: MAAIDPRRLAFLLAVYRTGGILAAADELKVTPSAVSQQIARLESEEGLDVLVRGPRGVTLTPEGRVLAEAAERIEAELVEARKTLATMGDDVSGRVALGAFQTSIQAIVGPALGSVREDFPGIEVAVTEHEPDDALRLLRAGDLDLVLLEQDEDAPGTTPRGTHDVILLDEPWRVVIPTAFPTPTQAADLAEASWLGAERHTAAARALERLAATLGGRLRTVHQVMSFEAAYALVAAGEGVALVPALALQRGVPSGVEVVPLPGLGSRRVVARHRQSRREPGPAVSTVLDALLAAATQVDLL; the protein is encoded by the coding sequence ATGGCTGCCATCGATCCCCGCAGGCTCGCGTTCCTCCTCGCCGTCTACCGCACGGGCGGCATCCTGGCCGCTGCGGATGAGTTGAAGGTCACACCGTCTGCCGTGTCGCAGCAGATCGCCCGCCTCGAGTCGGAGGAGGGCCTCGACGTCCTGGTGCGCGGGCCACGCGGGGTCACCCTCACCCCGGAGGGACGCGTGCTGGCGGAGGCGGCGGAGCGGATCGAGGCCGAGCTCGTCGAGGCCCGGAAGACGCTCGCGACGATGGGTGACGACGTGTCCGGGCGGGTCGCGCTCGGAGCGTTCCAGACGTCGATCCAGGCGATCGTCGGGCCGGCTCTCGGCTCGGTGCGCGAGGACTTCCCCGGGATCGAGGTCGCCGTCACCGAGCACGAGCCCGACGACGCGCTGCGCCTGCTGCGGGCCGGTGACCTCGACCTCGTCCTGCTCGAGCAGGACGAGGACGCCCCCGGCACGACGCCCCGCGGGACTCACGACGTCATCCTGCTCGACGAGCCGTGGCGCGTCGTCATCCCCACTGCGTTCCCGACCCCGACCCAGGCCGCCGACCTCGCCGAGGCATCCTGGCTCGGAGCCGAGCGCCACACCGCGGCCGCGCGTGCGCTGGAGCGCCTCGCGGCCACGCTCGGGGGCAGACTGCGCACCGTCCACCAGGTCATGAGCTTCGAGGCGGCGTACGCCCTCGTGGCCGCCGGCGAGGGCGTGGCGCTCGTGCCGGCCCTGGCGCTGCAGCGAGGCGTACCGTCGGGCGTCGAAGTCGTGCCGCTCCCCGGCCTGGGGTCGCGCCGTGTGGTCGCGCGGCACCGGCAGAGCCGCCGCGAGCCCGGACCCGCGGTCTCGACGGTCCTCGACGCGCTCCTCGCCGCGGCCACGCAGGTCGACCTGCTCTGA
- a CDS encoding APC family permease: MSESGSDTARTDPDGPPELRRFLTPKLLLLFIVGDILGTGVYALTGQVAAEVGGAAWLPFLLAFAIATLTAFSYLELVTKYPQAAGAALYTHKAFGIHFLTFLVAFAVLSSGITSASTASRVFSRSLDQGFDLGLGENGILLVALLFMLLLAAVNLRGVAHGIMTNVVLTLVELTGLLLVLFVGLWAMSQGDADFSRVVAFDTPEDKNVFLAVTTATSLAFFAMVGFEDSVNMAEETKDPVSTFPRIMLTGLSITGLIYVLVSITAVALVPVGQLAASETPLLTVVEIGAPDLPIDEIYPFITMFAVANTALINMLMASRLLYGMAKQHVLPAPLAHVGRRSQTPWVAILFTTLLALGLITYVFNASDDAVTALGGTTALLLLGVFTIVNIAVLVLRRDRVDTNHFVAPTIIPVIAGITSLYLVTPLSGRDAEQYEVAGLMLGIGVVLWAITWVINRAFFGERTYVKDPADLE; encoded by the coding sequence ATGAGCGAGAGCGGCAGCGACACCGCGAGAACGGACCCCGACGGCCCGCCGGAGCTGCGGCGCTTCCTCACGCCGAAGCTGCTCCTGCTGTTCATCGTCGGCGACATCCTCGGCACGGGCGTCTACGCCCTGACGGGTCAGGTTGCCGCAGAGGTCGGGGGCGCCGCGTGGCTCCCGTTCCTCCTGGCGTTCGCCATCGCCACGCTCACCGCCTTCTCCTACCTCGAGCTCGTCACGAAGTACCCGCAGGCGGCCGGCGCGGCGCTCTACACGCACAAGGCTTTCGGGATCCACTTCCTCACTTTCCTCGTCGCGTTCGCGGTTCTGTCCTCAGGCATCACGTCGGCGTCGACAGCGTCCCGCGTCTTCTCACGCAGCCTCGACCAGGGGTTCGACCTGGGGCTGGGCGAGAACGGCATCCTGCTCGTGGCACTGCTCTTCATGCTGCTGCTCGCGGCGGTCAACCTACGGGGCGTCGCGCACGGCATCATGACGAACGTCGTCCTGACCCTCGTCGAGCTCACCGGCCTCCTGCTCGTCCTGTTCGTCGGCCTGTGGGCGATGTCGCAGGGCGACGCCGACTTCTCCCGCGTGGTCGCATTCGACACGCCGGAGGACAAGAACGTCTTCCTCGCCGTGACGACGGCGACCTCGCTCGCGTTCTTCGCGATGGTGGGGTTCGAGGACTCCGTCAACATGGCGGAGGAGACCAAGGACCCGGTCTCGACGTTCCCCCGCATCATGCTGACCGGCCTGTCGATCACCGGCCTGATCTACGTGCTCGTCTCCATCACGGCGGTCGCGCTGGTACCCGTCGGCCAGCTCGCCGCGAGCGAGACGCCGTTGCTCACCGTCGTGGAGATCGGCGCCCCCGACCTGCCGATCGACGAGATCTATCCGTTCATCACGATGTTCGCGGTCGCGAACACCGCGCTGATCAACATGCTGATGGCGAGCCGCCTGCTGTACGGCATGGCGAAGCAGCACGTCCTCCCCGCGCCGCTCGCGCACGTCGGGCGCCGGAGCCAGACCCCCTGGGTCGCCATCCTCTTCACCACGCTGCTCGCGCTCGGCCTGATCACGTACGTGTTCAACGCCAGCGACGACGCCGTCACCGCGCTCGGGGGGACGACCGCGCTGCTGCTGCTCGGCGTGTTCACGATCGTCAACATCGCGGTGCTCGTGCTGCGCCGCGACCGTGTCGACACGAACCACTTCGTCGCGCCGACGATCATCCCGGTGATCGCCGGCATCACCTCGCTCTACCTGGTGACGCCGCTGTCCGGCCGCGATGCCGAGCAGTACGAGGTCGCGGGGCTGATGCTGGGCATCGGCGTCGTCCTGTGGGCGATCACGTGGGTCATCAACCGCGCCTTCTTCGGCGAGCGCACCTACGTGAAGGACCCCGCCGACCTCGAGTGA
- a CDS encoding transglycosylase family protein yields the protein MNNVLRAAKRGVAISLALAGLVAGLLVFTSSPASAAKDRTWERLAKCEAGGRWHINTGNGYHGGLQFNPGTWRAYGGKKYASVAYKAKRREQIAVAEKVLKGQGWGAWPGCTRKLGLTSKHKREKWQGFARSERVAKAGAIGFFPRWWRKRFW from the coding sequence ATGAACAACGTCTTGCGCGCCGCCAAGCGCGGCGTCGCCATCTCGCTCGCGCTCGCGGGGCTCGTCGCCGGTCTGCTGGTCTTCACCAGCTCACCGGCCAGCGCAGCCAAGGACAGGACCTGGGAGCGTCTCGCCAAGTGCGAGGCGGGCGGTCGGTGGCACATCAACACGGGCAACGGCTACCACGGCGGCCTCCAGTTCAATCCCGGCACGTGGCGCGCCTACGGGGGCAAGAAGTACGCGTCGGTGGCGTACAAGGCCAAGCGCCGCGAGCAGATCGCGGTCGCGGAGAAGGTCCTCAAGGGGCAGGGCTGGGGCGCATGGCCCGGCTGTACCCGCAAGCTCGGGCTCACGAGCAAGCACAAGCGCGAGAAGTGGCAGGGATTCGCCAGGAGCGAGCGCGTGGCCAAGGCGGGAGCGATCGGCTTCTTCCCGCGCTGGTGGCGCAAGCGCTTCTGGTGA
- a CDS encoding TerC family protein gives MNVTPLEWWITIGVTVAVLLFDVVVIARRPHEPSMKEAGLALSVYVGLAIAFGVWVSSFHGGQYGLEFFTGWLTEYSLSVDNLFIFIIIMASFKVPRVYQQEALMIGIILALIFRAIFIGLGAAAINNFSWVFYIFGLFLVYTAYGLVKSYRNHDDEEAGDNAVVRFAERHFSVTDEFHGMKMAIRIDGKRFLTPMFLVILALGSTDLLFALDSIPAIYGITKEPYLVLTANIFALMGLRQLYFLLGGLLQRLVYLSLGLSVILAFIGIKLTLHALHTNELPFINGGEHVDVPEIPTLMSLAVIIVVLGFTAAASLWKTRNQPPPQRPDEREDIPQT, from the coding sequence ATGAACGTCACACCCCTCGAGTGGTGGATCACGATCGGCGTCACCGTCGCCGTGCTCCTCTTCGATGTCGTCGTGATCGCCCGCAGACCGCACGAGCCCTCCATGAAGGAGGCCGGCCTCGCCCTCTCGGTGTACGTCGGGCTGGCCATCGCCTTCGGTGTGTGGGTCTCGAGCTTCCACGGCGGCCAGTACGGTCTCGAGTTCTTCACCGGCTGGCTCACCGAGTACAGCCTCTCGGTGGACAACCTGTTCATCTTCATCATCATCATGGCGAGCTTCAAGGTGCCGAGGGTCTACCAGCAGGAAGCCCTGATGATCGGCATCATCCTCGCGCTGATCTTCCGTGCGATCTTCATCGGGCTCGGCGCTGCCGCGATCAACAACTTCAGCTGGGTCTTCTACATCTTCGGCCTGTTCCTCGTCTACACCGCGTACGGCCTGGTCAAGAGCTACCGCAACCACGACGACGAGGAAGCCGGCGACAACGCGGTCGTCCGGTTCGCCGAACGCCACTTCAGCGTCACCGACGAGTTCCACGGTATGAAGATGGCCATCCGCATCGACGGCAAGCGGTTCCTGACGCCGATGTTCCTGGTGATCCTGGCGCTCGGCAGCACGGACCTGCTGTTCGCGCTCGACTCGATCCCGGCGATCTACGGCATCACCAAGGAGCCGTACCTGGTCCTGACGGCGAACATCTTCGCCCTCATGGGTCTGCGTCAGCTCTACTTCCTGCTCGGCGGACTGCTGCAGCGCCTGGTCTACCTCTCGCTCGGCCTGTCCGTGATCCTCGCGTTCATCGGCATCAAGCTGACCCTGCACGCGCTCCACACCAACGAGCTGCCGTTCATCAACGGTGGCGAGCACGTGGACGTGCCGGAGATCCCGACGCTGATGAGCCTCGCGGTGATCATCGTGGTCCTCGGGTTCACGGCGGCCGCGAGCCTGTGGAAGACGCGCAACCAGCCGCCGCCGCAGCGCCCGGACGAGCGTGAGGACATCCCGCAGACCTGA
- the uvrB gene encoding excinuclease ABC subunit UvrB yields the protein MRSVKDLQRQVAPMHVVSDFEPSGDQPQAIKELTERVQRGETDTVLLGATGTGKTATVAWLAEQVQRPILVMQPNKTLAAQFANELRHLFPDNAIEYFVSYYDYYQPEAYVPQTDTYIEKDSSINEEVERLRHSATWNLLTRRDVIVVATVSCIYGLGSAEEYMNRMIHLRVGSEMDRDKLLRTLVTAQYARNDLAATRGTFRVRGDTLEIFPVYQELAVRVEFFGDEIERLMTLHPLTGEVLSDEQELYVGAATHYTVGPERLETAVQSIERELEERLAELERQGKLLEAQRLRMRTTYDVEMIRQVGTCSGIENYSLHMDGRPPGSAPNCLLDYFPEDFLLVVDESHVTIPQIGGMYEGDMSRKRTLVEHGFRLPSAMDNRPLKWEEFLQRIGQTVYLSATPGPYEMSKVEDPSDIVEQIIRPTGLVDPEVIVKPTKGQIDDLIDLIRGRVERNERVLVTTLTKKMAEDLTDYLLEAGLRTRYLHSEVDTLRRVELLSELRMGEYDVLVGINLLREGLDLPEVSLVAILDADKEGFLRSGRSLIQTIGRAARNVSGQVVMYADSVTPSMEQAIDETNRRRAIQVAYNTEHGINPTPLRKKIADITDMLAREDADLEQLVGSGRAQSRGKSPVPLVGASGDGTHVDTSTMAASELAALIQELNTQMHAAAEELQFEVAARLRDEIGELKKELRQMQAAGAG from the coding sequence ATGCGTTCCGTCAAGGATCTCCAGCGTCAGGTCGCGCCGATGCACGTGGTCTCCGACTTCGAGCCGAGCGGCGACCAGCCGCAGGCCATCAAGGAGCTCACCGAGCGGGTGCAGCGCGGAGAGACCGACACGGTCCTGCTGGGTGCGACCGGCACGGGCAAGACGGCGACGGTGGCCTGGCTGGCCGAGCAGGTGCAGCGTCCGATCCTCGTGATGCAGCCCAACAAGACCCTCGCCGCGCAGTTCGCCAACGAGCTGCGGCACCTGTTCCCCGACAACGCCATCGAATACTTCGTCTCGTACTACGACTACTACCAGCCCGAGGCGTACGTCCCCCAGACCGACACCTACATCGAGAAGGACTCCTCCATCAACGAGGAGGTCGAGCGGCTGCGGCACTCCGCCACCTGGAACCTCCTCACCCGCCGCGACGTGATCGTGGTGGCGACCGTCTCGTGCATCTACGGCCTCGGTTCCGCCGAGGAGTACATGAACCGCATGATCCACCTCAGGGTCGGCTCCGAGATGGACCGCGACAAGCTGTTGCGCACCCTGGTCACGGCCCAGTACGCCCGCAACGACCTGGCCGCGACGCGCGGCACGTTCCGGGTCCGCGGCGACACGCTCGAGATCTTCCCCGTCTACCAGGAGCTCGCGGTGCGGGTGGAGTTCTTCGGCGACGAGATCGAGCGCCTGATGACGCTGCATCCGCTCACCGGCGAGGTGCTCAGCGACGAGCAGGAGCTGTACGTCGGCGCGGCCACGCACTACACCGTCGGTCCGGAGCGGCTCGAGACCGCCGTGCAGAGCATCGAGCGGGAGCTCGAGGAGCGGCTCGCCGAGCTGGAGCGCCAGGGCAAGCTCCTGGAGGCTCAGCGGCTGCGGATGCGCACCACGTACGACGTCGAGATGATCCGCCAGGTCGGCACCTGCTCCGGCATCGAGAACTACTCCCTCCACATGGACGGACGCCCGCCCGGCTCCGCTCCCAACTGCCTTCTCGACTACTTCCCCGAGGACTTCCTCCTCGTGGTCGACGAGTCGCACGTGACGATCCCGCAGATCGGCGGCATGTACGAGGGCGACATGTCCCGCAAGCGGACCCTCGTCGAGCACGGCTTCCGCCTCCCGAGCGCGATGGACAACCGCCCGTTGAAGTGGGAGGAGTTCCTCCAGCGCATCGGCCAGACCGTCTACCTCTCGGCGACGCCCGGCCCGTACGAGATGTCCAAGGTCGAGGACCCGAGCGACATCGTCGAGCAGATCATCCGCCCCACTGGGCTGGTCGACCCCGAGGTCATCGTGAAGCCGACGAAGGGCCAGATCGACGACCTGATCGACCTGATCCGTGGCCGGGTCGAGCGCAACGAGCGCGTCTTGGTCACCACGCTCACCAAGAAGATGGCCGAGGATCTCACCGACTACCTGCTGGAGGCGGGCCTCCGCACCCGATACCTCCACAGCGAGGTCGACACGCTGCGGCGGGTCGAGCTCCTCAGCGAGCTGCGGATGGGCGAGTACGACGTCCTCGTCGGCATCAACCTGCTCCGCGAGGGCCTCGACCTCCCCGAGGTGAGCCTGGTCGCGATCCTCGACGCCGACAAGGAGGGCTTCCTCCGGTCCGGCCGCTCGCTGATCCAGACCATCGGCCGCGCGGCGCGCAACGTGTCGGGCCAGGTCGTGATGTACGCGGACTCGGTGACCCCGTCGATGGAGCAGGCGATCGACGAGACCAACCGACGGCGTGCGATCCAAGTGGCATACAACACCGAGCACGGCATCAACCCGACGCCGCTGCGCAAGAAGATCGCCGACATCACCGACATGCTGGCCCGCGAGGACGCCGACCTGGAGCAGCTCGTGGGCTCCGGACGGGCGCAGTCGCGTGGCAAGTCCCCGGTGCCGCTGGTGGGCGCGTCGGGCGACGGCACCCACGTCGACACGTCGACGATGGCGGCCTCCGAGCTCGCTGCGCTGATCCAGGAGCTCAACACACAGATGCACGCCGCCGCCGAGGAGCTCCAGTTCGAGGTGGCCGCGCGGCTGCGCGACGAGATCGGTGAGCTCAAGAAGGAGCTGCGCCAGATGCAGGCGGCCGGGGCGGGATAG